The proteins below come from a single Oxyura jamaicensis isolate SHBP4307 breed ruddy duck chromosome 1, BPBGC_Ojam_1.0, whole genome shotgun sequence genomic window:
- the RNF6 gene encoding E3 ubiquitin-protein ligase RNF6 isoform X1 — translation MRGAALGGGGPGRCRSEPARRGCRQPPGPQSGLERAARTPTGQPGIPIMDRSRHRAGNGNEQASSREHSYGEDERQRQRERLSREEAYYQFINELNEEDYRLMRDRNLLGTPGEITAEELQQRLEGAKERLASQSDLENREGEGRAVGDSDVLGENSNGDSLLEWLNTFRRTGNATRSGQSGNQTWRAVSRTNPNSGEFRFSLEININHEHNSFETAGEEYVGIDSSRMYLERRHQRAVSPVTTRTRSRTTREANSETSGTARTRSLRSSVAQSSEAASHPVSGRLRSRTRELAGLRQTSATRNNSTAAGNQREVPERGPSAGVTRGRSRSNVRMNSNQRLEILRLRSTLSSRSRSPMQRQGDAAHSEEHGQRQDRNTQQATRTRRQTAQLSMQSAEEQARGAAQTPQASSAAPSLGITSEEEESSRPVAAVRRHPTITLDLQVRRIRPGENRDRDSIASRTRSRVGMAENTVTFESDSGGFRRTISRSERAGIRTYVSTIRIPLRRISETGLGEPSSVALRSILRQIMTGFGELSSLMETESNSEMQRGGHHLADVHAEQNNSGSANNSGDPSEFSSRNGHAVEGGSETNGQSDDIQHYGRSNENQENRQSQDANNLVENGTLPILRLAHFFLLNEDDEDERLRGLTKEQIDNLSTRNYGDIHTEDEISKTCSVCINEYVTGNKLRQLPCMHEFHIHCIDRWLSENSTCPICRQPVLGSNATDNG, via the exons ATGCGCGGGGCGGCGCTGGGCGGAGGGGGGCCGGGCCGGTGCCGCTCGGAACCTGCGCGTCGCGGCTGCCGGCAGCCGCCCGGACCGCAATCGGGGCTGGAGCGCGCCGCCCGCACACCGACGG GACAACCTGGCATTCCCATTATGGATCGCTCTCGGCACCGTGCAGGGAACGGCAATGAGCAGGCGTCTTCACGAGAGCACAGTTACGGTGAAGATGAGAGACAACGACAGCGGGAGCGCCTCAGCAGGGAGGAAGCCTATTACCAGTTCATCAATGAGCTCAATGAAGAAGACTACCGGCTGATGAGAGACCGTAACCTGCTCGGCACTCCTG gggaaaTAACAGCAGAAGAGTTGCAGCAACGTTTGGAGGGGGCTAAGGAGCGTCTAGCATCACAGTCTGatctggaaaacagagaaggtGAAGGTAGAGCTGTTGGAG ATTCTGACGTTCTTGGAGAAAACTCAAATGGAGATTCTTTGCTGGAATGGCTGAACACATTCCGTCGCACAGGCAACGCCACTCGCAGTGGACAGAGTGGGAACCAAACCTGGAGAGCTGTGAGTCGAACAAATCCAAACAGTGGGGAATTTAGATTTAGTCTTGAAATCAACATAAATCATGAGCACAACAGTTTTGAAACTGCTGGTGAAGAGTACGTGGGTATAGATAGTAGCAGGATGTATTTAGAAAGAAGACATCAAAGAGCTGTCAGTCCCGTAACCACACGAACGAGGAGCAGGACCACGAGAGAAGCCAACAGCGAGACTTCAGGCACTGCGAGGACCAGGTCTTTAAGAAGTTCTGTGGCGCAGAGCTCTGAAGCAGCCTCGCACCCAGTCTCAGGGAGGCTCAGGAGTAGAACGAGGGAGTTGGCAGGCCTTCGCCAAACAAGCGCAACACGTAATAATTCTACAGCTGCTGGCAACCAGAGAGAAGTGCCAGAAAGAGGTCCTTCAGCAGGAGTCACAAGAGGTAGATCTAGAAGTAACGTTCGGATGAATTCAAACCAAAGACTGGAAATCCTGCGGTTGAGGTCTACTCTGAGTAGTCGAAGCCGCTCTCCAATGCAAAGGCAAGGTGACGCTGCTCATTCTGAGGAACACGGGCAGAGACAGGATAGAAACACACAGCAAGCCACCAGAACCAGAAGACAAACAGCACAGCTTTCTATGCAGTCTGCTGAAGAACAAGCAAGAGGTGCTGCTCAGACTCCTCAGGCTTCCAGTGCAGCCCCGTCCTTGGGAATAACTTCAGAGGAGGAGGAATCTAGTAGGCCGGTAGCTGCTGTTAGAAGGCATCCAACGATTACACTAGATCTTCAGGTGAGAAGAATTCGTCCTGGAGAAAACAGAGATCGGGACAGTATTGCAAGTAGGACTCGTTCTAGAGTAGGAATGGCAGAAAACACAGTTACCTTTGAAAGTGACAGTGGGGGATTTCGGCGCACGATATCACGATCAGAACGTGCAGGTATTCGAACCTACGTTAGCACTATCCGGATACCTCTTCGCCGGATTTCAGAAACTGGGCTTGGTGAACCTTCATCGGTGGCCCTTCGATCGATCCTTAGACAGATTATGACCGGTTTTGGAGAACTGAGTTCTTTAATGGAAACCGAATCTAACTCAGAAATGCAGAGAGGCGGCCATCACTTAGCAGATGTACACGCAGAGCAGAATAACTCCGGTTCAGCCAACAACAGCGGTGATCCAAGTGAGTTTTCTTCTAGGAATGGGCACGCGGTAGAAGGTGGGAGTGAAACAAACGGACAGAGTGATGACATTCAACACTATGGCCGCAGTAATGAAAATCAAGAAAACAGACAGTCTCAAGATGCTAACAACCTAGTGGAAAATGGAACGCTGCCCATTCTTCGTCTCGCCCACTTCTTCCTGCTgaatgaagatgatgaagatgagCGTTTAAGAGGTTTAACCAAAGAGCAGATTGACAATCTTTCCACTCGGAATTATGGGGATATTCACACTGAAGACGAAATAAGTAAAACGTGTAGTGTTTGCATTAATGAATACGTAACAGGAAATAAGCTAAGGCAGTTACCTTGCATGCATGAGTTTCATATTCATTGTATTGATCGCTGGCTTTCTGAAAACTCCACTTGCCCGATTTGTCGGCAGCCTGTTTTGGGGTCTAACGCCACAGACAACGGCTAA
- the RNF6 gene encoding E3 ubiquitin-protein ligase RNF6 isoform X2 — translation MDRSRHRAGNGNEQASSREHSYGEDERQRQRERLSREEAYYQFINELNEEDYRLMRDRNLLGTPGEITAEELQQRLEGAKERLASQSDLENREGEGRAVGDSDVLGENSNGDSLLEWLNTFRRTGNATRSGQSGNQTWRAVSRTNPNSGEFRFSLEININHEHNSFETAGEEYVGIDSSRMYLERRHQRAVSPVTTRTRSRTTREANSETSGTARTRSLRSSVAQSSEAASHPVSGRLRSRTRELAGLRQTSATRNNSTAAGNQREVPERGPSAGVTRGRSRSNVRMNSNQRLEILRLRSTLSSRSRSPMQRQGDAAHSEEHGQRQDRNTQQATRTRRQTAQLSMQSAEEQARGAAQTPQASSAAPSLGITSEEEESSRPVAAVRRHPTITLDLQVRRIRPGENRDRDSIASRTRSRVGMAENTVTFESDSGGFRRTISRSERAGIRTYVSTIRIPLRRISETGLGEPSSVALRSILRQIMTGFGELSSLMETESNSEMQRGGHHLADVHAEQNNSGSANNSGDPSEFSSRNGHAVEGGSETNGQSDDIQHYGRSNENQENRQSQDANNLVENGTLPILRLAHFFLLNEDDEDERLRGLTKEQIDNLSTRNYGDIHTEDEISKTCSVCINEYVTGNKLRQLPCMHEFHIHCIDRWLSENSTCPICRQPVLGSNATDNG, via the exons ATGGATCGCTCTCGGCACCGTGCAGGGAACGGCAATGAGCAGGCGTCTTCACGAGAGCACAGTTACGGTGAAGATGAGAGACAACGACAGCGGGAGCGCCTCAGCAGGGAGGAAGCCTATTACCAGTTCATCAATGAGCTCAATGAAGAAGACTACCGGCTGATGAGAGACCGTAACCTGCTCGGCACTCCTG gggaaaTAACAGCAGAAGAGTTGCAGCAACGTTTGGAGGGGGCTAAGGAGCGTCTAGCATCACAGTCTGatctggaaaacagagaaggtGAAGGTAGAGCTGTTGGAG ATTCTGACGTTCTTGGAGAAAACTCAAATGGAGATTCTTTGCTGGAATGGCTGAACACATTCCGTCGCACAGGCAACGCCACTCGCAGTGGACAGAGTGGGAACCAAACCTGGAGAGCTGTGAGTCGAACAAATCCAAACAGTGGGGAATTTAGATTTAGTCTTGAAATCAACATAAATCATGAGCACAACAGTTTTGAAACTGCTGGTGAAGAGTACGTGGGTATAGATAGTAGCAGGATGTATTTAGAAAGAAGACATCAAAGAGCTGTCAGTCCCGTAACCACACGAACGAGGAGCAGGACCACGAGAGAAGCCAACAGCGAGACTTCAGGCACTGCGAGGACCAGGTCTTTAAGAAGTTCTGTGGCGCAGAGCTCTGAAGCAGCCTCGCACCCAGTCTCAGGGAGGCTCAGGAGTAGAACGAGGGAGTTGGCAGGCCTTCGCCAAACAAGCGCAACACGTAATAATTCTACAGCTGCTGGCAACCAGAGAGAAGTGCCAGAAAGAGGTCCTTCAGCAGGAGTCACAAGAGGTAGATCTAGAAGTAACGTTCGGATGAATTCAAACCAAAGACTGGAAATCCTGCGGTTGAGGTCTACTCTGAGTAGTCGAAGCCGCTCTCCAATGCAAAGGCAAGGTGACGCTGCTCATTCTGAGGAACACGGGCAGAGACAGGATAGAAACACACAGCAAGCCACCAGAACCAGAAGACAAACAGCACAGCTTTCTATGCAGTCTGCTGAAGAACAAGCAAGAGGTGCTGCTCAGACTCCTCAGGCTTCCAGTGCAGCCCCGTCCTTGGGAATAACTTCAGAGGAGGAGGAATCTAGTAGGCCGGTAGCTGCTGTTAGAAGGCATCCAACGATTACACTAGATCTTCAGGTGAGAAGAATTCGTCCTGGAGAAAACAGAGATCGGGACAGTATTGCAAGTAGGACTCGTTCTAGAGTAGGAATGGCAGAAAACACAGTTACCTTTGAAAGTGACAGTGGGGGATTTCGGCGCACGATATCACGATCAGAACGTGCAGGTATTCGAACCTACGTTAGCACTATCCGGATACCTCTTCGCCGGATTTCAGAAACTGGGCTTGGTGAACCTTCATCGGTGGCCCTTCGATCGATCCTTAGACAGATTATGACCGGTTTTGGAGAACTGAGTTCTTTAATGGAAACCGAATCTAACTCAGAAATGCAGAGAGGCGGCCATCACTTAGCAGATGTACACGCAGAGCAGAATAACTCCGGTTCAGCCAACAACAGCGGTGATCCAAGTGAGTTTTCTTCTAGGAATGGGCACGCGGTAGAAGGTGGGAGTGAAACAAACGGACAGAGTGATGACATTCAACACTATGGCCGCAGTAATGAAAATCAAGAAAACAGACAGTCTCAAGATGCTAACAACCTAGTGGAAAATGGAACGCTGCCCATTCTTCGTCTCGCCCACTTCTTCCTGCTgaatgaagatgatgaagatgagCGTTTAAGAGGTTTAACCAAAGAGCAGATTGACAATCTTTCCACTCGGAATTATGGGGATATTCACACTGAAGACGAAATAAGTAAAACGTGTAGTGTTTGCATTAATGAATACGTAACAGGAAATAAGCTAAGGCAGTTACCTTGCATGCATGAGTTTCATATTCATTGTATTGATCGCTGGCTTTCTGAAAACTCCACTTGCCCGATTTGTCGGCAGCCTGTTTTGGGGTCTAACGCCACAGACAACGGCTAA